CGTTTCCGTTGCCGTTCCGGCGTGTCCGGCCGGCGGCGAACGGCCGCTGACCCCGGGCGAGATCGCCCTCGCCCGCAGCGTCTTCGGCGATGCGATCGATTACGATCGTGTGACGATCCGCCGCCGCAAATTCTTTCCCTTCCAACCGCGCCGGATAACCATGGCGCCGCGCGGGCACCTCCACTTTCACCCGAAGGGAGAGGCCTACTGCGACGATTTCTCGCAGGTCTCGGTTATCCGACAGGGGCTCTTCATTCACGAGATGGTGCATGTCTGGCAGGCCCAGACGCGGGGCAGCTGGTGGCTGGTGTTTCGCCGAATGCCCTGGGCGCGTTACGACTACAGCCTCAAGCCCGGATGGCCGCTCCACCGCTACGGGATCGAGCAACAGGCGGAGATCGTGAAACACGCCTTCTGGCTGCGCAACGGCGTGGCGGTTGCGGGGGTGTCGGACGCGGCTGCATACGATCTGCTGGTGCGCTTTCCGGGTGCCTCTTGAGAGAAACGGTTTCAACCGATACCATTTGACCCATGACCGGGCGGCCCAACCCGCGCCCGGCATGCAGGTTCAAACATGGAGCTAAAGGACTATGGGATGTCGCGCGAGCGCGGCTTCCTTTCGCATTACGAGATCGATTCGATCACCCTTCCCAGCCAGTTCGATCCCGTGGTCGAAGCCGCCGGAAAGCTTTCCGGCCTGCTGACCACCGGTCGTATCCGTCACTGGCTCGACGCGCTTCCCGATCCCGGACTGGAAGACTGGGCGAAAGAGGCTGCCGAGGAGGACGTACGCACCGCGATGGTGCATTATTCGTTCCTGGTGCAGGCCTATGTCTGGGGCGAACCGGAACCGCCCGCCGCCCTGCCGGCGAACCTTTCCCGCCCGATGGTCGCGATCGCCGACCGGCTGGGTCAGGCGCCGCTCCTGCCCTATTCCGCCTATGTCCTCGACAACTGGTACCGGATCGACAAGTCGGGGCCGGTCGACCTCGACAATATCGCCATGTACCAGAACTTCTACGGCGGGGCAGACGAGAACTGGTTCGTTCTGGTCCATGTCGCGATCGAGGCTGAAGCCGGCGTGCTGCTCGACAATGCGGCCAGGCTGGTCACCGTGTCGCAACAGCGCGACGAGGCCGAGGCGATCCGTCTTTTGGCCGAAATGGATGCCGCCTGGGAGCGGATATACGGCCATTTTAGCCGTATGCCCGAGCGCTGCGATCCCTATATCTATTTCCACCGCGTCCGGCCTTACATCCACGGCTGGGCCAACAATCCGGCGTTGAATGGCGGGCTCGTCTACCGCGGGATCGACAGGTTCGGCGACACGCCGCAGGCCTTCCGCGGCCAGACCGGCTCGCAGTCCAGCATCGTGCCGTCGATGGATGCGCTTTTCCAGGTCGGACACTCGGACGATCCGCTCAAGAGCTTTCTCGATGAGCTGCATCACTACCGCCCCGTCCCGCACCGCCGCTTCATCGAAGATCTGGCGGCGCAGTCGACGCTGCGCGATTTCGTGAGCGGGTCGGACAATCGGGCGTTGAAGGATGCGTTCAACGCCTGCCTCGAACAATCGGCGCGTTTCCGCACCCGCCATCTCGAATATGCGGCCAGCTACATCAACAAGCAGGCCGGCTCGATCGCGGGCAACGACCCCGATGTCGGCACCGGCGGGACGCCGTTCATGCGCTATCTGAAAAAGCACCGCGACGAGAACCGCGCGCAGACCGTCTGAGATCGGCGCGCGCTCTCAAGGCATTCCCGGCAATGCAAGGGGCCGCCCCGTGGAGGAGCGGCCCCATTTTTTGTTCAAGCGGGTCGCGGCGGATCAGCGAAAATAATCGCGATACCGGTCGTTATCGCGACAATCGTCGTCGAGATAGCGGCCGTTGCGTTCGTACCAGCCATCGCACCGGTTGTTCTTGTCCTTGAAATAGCCGGCAATGCCGCCGACGGCGGCACCGGCGATGGCATAGGTTTCGAGATCCTCTCCGGTAATCGCGGCGGCGGCGGCCCCTGCGGCCGCGCCCAGCCCGGCCCCTTCGACCGCATAGTTCTCTGCACAGCCGGCAAGGCCGAGCGAAGAGGCGAACAATGCCGGGGCGAGAAGAATTCTGGCTTTCATGGATAATCTCCGTTGCATCCCTGTCGGATTGCTACGGGCGCGCCCGTCCAAAGTTCCATCGGCGGGTCGGGGGATGCGACGAAGCGAGCGTTGCCGGAGCCGCTCAGTTGTAAGCGACCCCGGGCAGGCCCTGCCCGCCGTCGGCGATGAAGGCATCGATCCGCTCTTCGAGCACGGGCAGGGGAACCGACCCGAGCGACAGCACGACATCGTGAAACTTTCGGATGTCGAACCGGTTGCCCAGCGCCTCCTCGGCTTTCGCGCGCACCCGGCGCATGGTCATCTCGCCCAGCTTGTACGCCAGCGCCTGCCCCGGCCAGCTGATATAGCGATCGACTTCGGTTTCGACCTCGTGCTGCGAAAGCGCGGTGTGACGGGACAGATAGTCGATCGCCCGCTCGCGGCTCCAGCCATAGTGGTGAATGCCGGTGTCGATCACCAGCCTCGCGGCCCGCCACATCTCGTAACTCAACTTGCCGAAACGCTCGTAGGGCGTGCGGTAGATGCCCATTTCCTCGCCCAGGTACTCGACATAGAGGCCCCACCCTTCGCCGAAGCCGGAGAAATAGGTCTGCCGCCGGAAGCGCGGCGCGTCTTCCTGCTCCAGCGCCACGCCGGCCTGGAAGCTGTGGCCGGGGATGCATTCGTGCAGCGTCAACGCCGGAATGTTGTAAAGCGGGCGCGAGGGCAGGTCGTAAGTGTTCATCATGCAGGCATCGAGGCCGCCGCGCCCGGCGGTATAGAACGGCGCGATCGCATCCGGCACCGGGCGGATGGTGAAGCGATGACGCGGCAGAAAGCCGAAGTAGTCGGCGATCACCCCGTCGACGCGCTTCGCGACATAGGCCGATACCCCCATCAGTTCGTCGGGGGTGCGCGCGACGAACTGCGGGTCGCTTCGCAGGAAGGCGATGAACGCGTCCAACGAGCCTTCGAACCCGGCTTCGGCCCGGACTTTCTCCATTTCCGCAGTGATTCGGGCGACTTCGGCCAGGCCGATCTCGTGGATCTGCTCGGCCGTCAGGTCGAGCGTCGTATACTGCTCGATCTGCTGCTGATAATAAGCCGCTCCATCGGGCATTTCCCCGGCAGCGAGCGTTGTGCGCGTGCCGGGCAGATATTCCTCGCGGAAAAACGCAAGAAGCTCGGCATAGGCCGGAGCGACGGCTTCGGCGATTGCCGCGCGGCCTTCCGCCTTCAGTCGCTCGGCTTCGTCGCTCGGGATGCGCGCAGGCATTTCGGCAAAGGCGGTCCAGAACGGGCTTTCTTCGGGTTCGTCGACCACGCTCGACGCGATCGAGGCGTCGCGCCCCGCCAGCGTTACGCGCGGAACGCTGAAACCGCGCGCCAGGCCGGCACGGGCATTGGCGATATGCTCGCCGAAATAGCGGGGAATATCGCGCATCCGGGCGATATAGCGTTCGTACTCCTCGACCGTGGCGAACCCGCTGCGCGGGGCGAGATAGCTCCAGAAGCTGGAATCGCTGTCGAACGGCATTTCCCATTCGCGGAACCGGGCATCGCCGATTTCGTGTTCGAGCAAAGTGCGAAAGACGGCGGCGTCGATCTGCGACTGCGTGTCGAGGGCCGCCTTGTCCAGGCTCTCGAGCCGGGAAAGAAACTCCCGCGCTTTCGCCGCGCGCGCAAGATGCGCCTCGGGCGTAACCGACCACAGCCGGTCGCCGGGCGCGGTGCTGCCGTTGCCCTGTTCGATCTGCCGATATTCGGCCAGGCGATAGCTGTAATACTCGTCGGTCAGGGCAGCGAGGCGGTCGTCGGCGCTTTCCTGCGCCGCAACCGGTGCGGCGACCGCGCAGGCGACAACCGCTACTGCCTGAAACACCGTTCTCATTCGCCCCTCCCCGTCGATCTCGTGCCTATTTCGCGACGCTGACCATCGCCGGGCGCAGCAGGCGATCCTTGATCATGTAACCCGACTGCAGTTCCTGCACGATCGTGCCCGGTTCCTGCCCTTCCTCGGCCGGGACTTCCATCATGGCCTGGTGGACATTGGGGTCGAGCGGCATTCCCGTGGCGGCGATGCGGGTAATGCCGTGCTGCGCGAACACTTTCTCGATCTCGCGCATCGTCGCCTCGATCCCTTCGACGAACCGCTTGGCCTGTTCGTCCTCGCGCAGGGCGGCAGGCACGTGGTCGAGCGCGCGGGCGAGGTTGTCCGCGACCGACAGAATATCGCGCGCGAAACCGGTCGCGGCGTAGCTGCGCGCATCCTGCACGTCCTTTTCGAGACGGCGGCGCACGTTCTGCGTCTCCGCCCGGGCATAGAGGACATCCTGCTTCGCGGCGTCCAGATCGGCACGCAGCGCGGCGAGCGCATCGTTCAGGTCGCCCTCGCCTCCGCCCTCGGCGCCGCTGTTTTCGTCGCCACCGTTCTTGTTGCCGGCCTCGTCCAGAAATTCCTCGGGAACGCCTTCCAGTTCCTTGTCGACGGCTTCGTCGCGGGGCTGCTCGCTATCCTTGCGAGTATCGTTGTCGCTCATGATTTCTCGTATCTATCCGATGAGTTTGCCCAGGGATCGGGCGGTGAAGTCCACCATGGGGACGACTCGGGCGTAATTCAACCGAGTGGGGCCGATCACCCCCAGCACGCCGACGACCCTCCCCTCCCGGTCGCGATAGGGCGACGCGACGACGGACGAGCCGCTGAGAGCGAAGAGGCGGTTTTCGCTGCCTATGAAGATGCGCATGGCTTCCGCCTGGCGCGCGCTTTCAAGCAGTTCGGCAACCGACTGCTTGTTTTCCAGATCGTCGAGCAGCGATCGCACGCGCTCGAGATCGGACAGGGCGGCATCGTCGAGCAGGTTCGCCTGTCCCCGCACGATCAGCACGGGCCGTTGCGCGGCGTCTTCGCTCCACACGGCCAGCCCGCGTTCCACCAGGCTGCTGCTGGCCTCGTCGAGCTGCGAGCGGCCCGACGCGATTTCGGCGCGCATCGCGGCCACCGCCTCGGGCAGGGTTCGTCCGGCAAGGCGGGCGGTGATATAATTGCTCGCCTGCTCCAGCATTTGCGGGGAGACCCCCTCGCTCTGTTCGATCACCCTGTTTTCGATCGCGCCGTCTTCGCCGACCAGCACGGCCAGCACGCGCCCCTGGCCCAGGTTGACGAGGCTCAGTTGCGCCAGGCGCGGTTCGAGCCGCGGAACCATGACCATGCCGGCGGCGCCCGAAATGTCGGACAGGATGGCGCTCGTCTGTTCGAGCGCCTGCTCGATCGGGCCGGGTTCGGCCAGTCGCCGTTCGATCTCCTTGCGCTCGGCCCGGGTCGGTTCGGCGATCTGCATCATGCCGTCCACGAACAGGCGCAGGCCGGTTTCCGTGGGCATCCGGCCGGCGCTGGTATGCGGCGCGGCCAGCAGACCGAGCGCTTCGAGATCGGCCAGCACCGAGCGGATGGAGGCGGGCGAGAGATTGAGCCCGTGGTCGCCGGCCAGCGTCTTCGATCCGACCGGTTGCCCGCTGTCGAGGTACCCCTCCACCACCAGGCGGAAAATCGCCCGGGCGCGCTCGGACAGTTCGGTCACAGGTGGTGATGCCATTGCTTCGACTTAGCCACAATCGCGGAAGTTTCAATTTTCCTTCGGCTCTATCGTTCCGGCAAGGCCGGATAGCCTTGTCGAACCACCCGCGGGGCTTTAGCGCCGGGGGCAATCGGCTTT
The sequence above is a segment of the Pelagerythrobacter marensis genome. Coding sequences within it:
- a CDS encoding vgr related protein yields the protein MTPGEIALARSVFGDAIDYDRVTIRRRKFFPFQPRRITMAPRGHLHFHPKGEAYCDDFSQVSVIRQGLFIHEMVHVWQAQTRGSWWLVFRRMPWARYDYSLKPGWPLHRYGIEQQAEIVKHAFWLRNGVAVAGVSDAAAYDLLVRFPGAS
- a CDS encoding indoleamine 2,3-dioxygenase, with the protein product MELKDYGMSRERGFLSHYEIDSITLPSQFDPVVEAAGKLSGLLTTGRIRHWLDALPDPGLEDWAKEAAEEDVRTAMVHYSFLVQAYVWGEPEPPAALPANLSRPMVAIADRLGQAPLLPYSAYVLDNWYRIDKSGPVDLDNIAMYQNFYGGADENWFVLVHVAIEAEAGVLLDNAARLVTVSQQRDEAEAIRLLAEMDAAWERIYGHFSRMPERCDPYIYFHRVRPYIHGWANNPALNGGLVYRGIDRFGDTPQAFRGQTGSQSSIVPSMDALFQVGHSDDPLKSFLDELHHYRPVPHRRFIEDLAAQSTLRDFVSGSDNRALKDAFNACLEQSARFRTRHLEYAASYINKQAGSIAGNDPDVGTGGTPFMRYLKKHRDENRAQTV
- a CDS encoding glycine zipper domain-containing protein produces the protein MKARILLAPALFASSLGLAGCAENYAVEGAGLGAAAGAAAAAITGEDLETYAIAGAAVGGIAGYFKDKNNRCDGWYERNGRYLDDDCRDNDRYRDYFR
- a CDS encoding DUF885 domain-containing protein translates to MRTVFQAVAVVACAVAAPVAAQESADDRLAALTDEYYSYRLAEYRQIEQGNGSTAPGDRLWSVTPEAHLARAAKAREFLSRLESLDKAALDTQSQIDAAVFRTLLEHEIGDARFREWEMPFDSDSSFWSYLAPRSGFATVEEYERYIARMRDIPRYFGEHIANARAGLARGFSVPRVTLAGRDASIASSVVDEPEESPFWTAFAEMPARIPSDEAERLKAEGRAAIAEAVAPAYAELLAFFREEYLPGTRTTLAAGEMPDGAAYYQQQIEQYTTLDLTAEQIHEIGLAEVARITAEMEKVRAEAGFEGSLDAFIAFLRSDPQFVARTPDELMGVSAYVAKRVDGVIADYFGFLPRHRFTIRPVPDAIAPFYTAGRGGLDACMMNTYDLPSRPLYNIPALTLHECIPGHSFQAGVALEQEDAPRFRRQTYFSGFGEGWGLYVEYLGEEMGIYRTPYERFGKLSYEMWRAARLVIDTGIHHYGWSRERAIDYLSRHTALSQHEVETEVDRYISWPGQALAYKLGEMTMRRVRAKAEEALGNRFDIRKFHDVVLSLGSVPLPVLEERIDAFIADGGQGLPGVAYN
- the grpE gene encoding nucleotide exchange factor GrpE, whose protein sequence is MSDNDTRKDSEQPRDEAVDKELEGVPEEFLDEAGNKNGGDENSGAEGGGEGDLNDALAALRADLDAAKQDVLYARAETQNVRRRLEKDVQDARSYAATGFARDILSVADNLARALDHVPAALREDEQAKRFVEGIEATMREIEKVFAQHGITRIAATGMPLDPNVHQAMMEVPAEEGQEPGTIVQELQSGYMIKDRLLRPAMVSVAK
- the hrcA gene encoding heat-inducible transcriptional repressor HrcA — protein: MASPPVTELSERARAIFRLVVEGYLDSGQPVGSKTLAGDHGLNLSPASIRSVLADLEALGLLAAPHTSAGRMPTETGLRLFVDGMMQIAEPTRAERKEIERRLAEPGPIEQALEQTSAILSDISGAAGMVMVPRLEPRLAQLSLVNLGQGRVLAVLVGEDGAIENRVIEQSEGVSPQMLEQASNYITARLAGRTLPEAVAAMRAEIASGRSQLDEASSSLVERGLAVWSEDAAQRPVLIVRGQANLLDDAALSDLERVRSLLDDLENKQSVAELLESARQAEAMRIFIGSENRLFALSGSSVVASPYRDREGRVVGVLGVIGPTRLNYARVVPMVDFTARSLGKLIG